In the Wyeomyia smithii strain HCP4-BCI-WySm-NY-G18 chromosome 2, ASM2978416v1, whole genome shotgun sequence genome, one interval contains:
- the LOC129721884 gene encoding zinc finger and SCAN domain-containing protein 26-like, with product MAKKLDYRPIVCADELQVLLKACIDVGVEAVRRKGGRTEPLFYDVKRRMSHYGDFPERKLYRLQTHYFHTERDFLNGKLNPYPPEARTLWGTAEHDANAPDNDKRWSELVNQIQQRKQSPSHVSRTESKEIVNQALQRNLENLSANAQDYVFEEILSELKMKKLFLNRNVTVLKLAYLRLRKQFQKGRVRYLLPEAAQLWPSNRLEQVTIKTETPHSDDENEPLSRLSGNSRQESSPEPLETVEKTKNECRICQSLLREECKDLLEDTYNNKTYGKIIQETIQVEIPCDGQANSKICSHCSDLIEKMLLFVQQCREACNIVIPIKFDEIFVDEKKHVAIEEDAISETKQTETIECTDAAIEYDSDELSSPMRSPSPVDVICELKDEVSEEKEKKIIANEDKHSEFGERSTEETITDEQKYQEFMKSLPAKPKKQQCHLCGKTVNKLALHLTSHGAAEFQCEICSQKCTNKRQLQDHMNLHTKKKTYPCRTCERVFYNWTSRKYHEQAHFVKFNCDKCGAVYTTESGLRQHIKHIHNGIKHLACLSCPFKTFVKSRLLNHVRSLHTRERPYRCTFCESTANSSNSYYTHFQRHKKSGEATEYSMLCAYCGQRFNKDAALEKHILNEHSEVAVVV from the exons ATGGCGAAGAAATTAGACTACAGGCCAATTGTGTGTGCCGATGAGCTGCAGGTGCTGTTGAAGGCCTGTATTGATGTGGGAGTCGAAGCAGTTAGACGAAAGGGTGGTCGCACAGAGCCTCTTTTCTACGATGTAAAACGGCGAATGTCGCACTATGGTGACTTTCCAGAACGAAAATTGTACCGATTGCAGACGCACTACTTTCATACGGAGCGAGATTTTCTTAATGGAAAGCTGAATCCATATCCACCGGAAGCAAGAACATTGTGGGGAACAGCGGAACATGATGCTAATG CACCCGATAATGATAAACGTTGGTCCGAACTAGTAAATCAAATCCAGCAACGCAAACAAAGCCCCTCGCATGTATCGAGGACGGAATCGAAAGAAATTGTTAATCAAGCTCTGCAGCGAAACTTGGAGAATCTTTCCGCAAACGCTCAAGACTATGTCTTCGAGGAAATTCTTTCAgagttgaaaatgaaaaaattgtttcttaatCGGAATGTAACGGTTCTTAAGCTGGCCTATTTAAGATTACGAAAACAATTTCAGAAAGGAAGAGTTCGTTATCTCCTACCAGAGGCTGCTCAGCTTTGGCCTTCAAATAGACTAGAACAAGTCACTATTAAAACGGAGACCCCTCATTCAGATGATGAAAATGAACCACTTTCCCGATTGTCGGGAAATAGTCGACAGGAATCATCGCCTGAACCATTGGAAACAgtagaaaaaactaaaaacgaatGTCGAATCTGCCAATCTCTGTTGCGCGAAGAATGTAAAGATCTTTTGGAAGATACGTACAATAACAAAACGTACGGGAAAATCATTCAGGAAACTATCCAAGTTGAGATCCCTTGCGATGGTCAAGCAAACAGTAAAATTTGCTCACATTGTTCCGATTTGATAGAAAAAATGTTGCTCTTTGTTCAGCAGTGTCGGGAAGCTTGCAACATCGTAATTCCTATCAAGTTTGATGAAATATTTGTAGACGAAAAAAAGCACGTCGCCATCGAAGAGGATGCCATAAGTGAAACAAAGCAAACTGAAACAATCGAATGTACGGACGCAGCAATAGAGTACGATTCGGACGAACTTTCCTCTCCTATGCGAAGTCCATCTCCTGTAGATGTTATTTGCGAGCTAAAAGATGAAGTAAGCgaggaaaaagaaaagaaaataattgCTAATGAGGATAAACATTCTGAATTTGGCGAGAGGAGTACTGAGGAAACGATCACTGATGAGCAGAAATACCAGGAGTTTATGAAAAGTCTACCAGCCAAACCCAAAAAACAACAGTGTCATTTGTGTGGTAAAACTGTAAACAAGTTAGCTCTTCATTTGACCAGTCACGGTGCAGCTGAGTTTCAGTGCGAAATTTGTTCACAAAAATGCACTAACAAACGTCAGCTACAAGATCATATGAATTTACACACAAAGAAGAAAACTTATCCCTGCCGAACATGCGAACGTGTTTTTTACAATTGGACTTCTCGGAAGTATCATGAG CAAGCTCACTTTGTTAAATTTAACTGCGATAAATGTGGTGCGGTTTATACGACTGAAAGCGGTCTGCGTCAGCACATTAAACATATACATAATGGAATTAAGCATTTGGCTTGTTTAAGTTGCCCATTCAAGACGTTTGTtaa ATCTCGTCTACTAAACCACGTGCGAAGTCTTCACACCAGAGAACGACCGTATCGGTGTACTTTCTGCGAAAGTACGGCAAACAGTTCCAACAGTTATTATACTCATTTTCAACGACATAAAAAGAGCGGCGAAGCAACGGAATACTCGATGCTTTGCGCATACTGTGGGCAGCGCTTCAACAAAGACGCGGCCCTCGAGAAGCACATCCTCAATGAACATTCAGAAGTGGCTGTTGTAGTTTGA